The Streptomyces sp. NBC_01317 genomic interval CCGAGGCCGGCGGACTCCTCGACCGCGAGCATGATGTCGAGCACGTGGTACGCCAACTCACCGCTGGCGCGGGGCCGTTGTCCGGCCCGCAGGGCGCGGGCCAGTTCGAGGACGCCGACACCCCGGTCGCTCGGGACGCCGTCGGCGGGCACGGTGGTCCAGGCCGCGCCGGGCGCGGTCCCGGTCAGCAGCCGGGTCGGCCCGTCGAACCCGCTGACCGGGACCTCCATGACCCCGTCGGTGCCGGTGATCTCGAACAGCTGGCGGCGCAACGGGGAGTCGAAGCTGTAGACGGAGGTGCCGACCGTCCCGGAGGCGAAGGTGGTCACCACGCTGAGGTGGGTCGGCACCTCGACGGGGAAGGCCGTGCCGGCGTCGGGCCCCGAGCCGACGACCCGCTCGGCGCGCGGGCTCTGCCCGCTCGCGCTCACGGAGACGACCGGGCCCAGGAGTTGGACCAGGGCGGTCAGGTAGTAGGGGCCGATGTCGAAGAGCGGCCCCGCCCCCTTGGCGAAGAGGAACTGCGGTCGCGGATGCCACAGGTCGGGGCCCGGCCCCTGCATGAGGGTGAGTACGGTCCTGGGCTCGCCGATCGCCCCTTCGGCCAGCAGCCGGTGCGCGGTCTGTATCCCCGGGCCGAGGACGGTGTCCGGCGCGTTGCCGACCACGACACCCGCGGCGTCGGCGGCGTCGAGGACGGCGCGGGCGGAGGCCCGGTCCAGGGCCAGTGGCTTCTCGCCCCAGACGTGTTTTCCGGCGGCGACGGCGGCCAGCGCGACCTCGGCGTGGGCGGCCGGGACGGTCAGGTTCACCACCAGGTCGACGTCGTCGCGTCCCAGCACCTCGGCGGTGGTGCCCCAGGCCGGCACGCCGTGGGCCTCGGCGCGGGCCCTGGCGCGGGCGGGCACGAGGTCGGCCACGGCGGTGACCGCGAGGTCCGGATAGCTGGTGAGGGCCGTCAGGTACGGGGCGGAGATGTCCCCGGCGCCGATGACGGCGACGCGGACGGGCGCGCTCACGCGTGCGCTCCGGCGAGGAAGTGCGTGGCGTTGCGGGCGACGAGCGGCCATACGTCGCTGTGGTGGGCGACCACTTCGACCACGAGCAGTTCCACCGTGCCGGCGGTCAGGGCGAGCACCTCGTCCATCCGGCCGGCCGTGTCGACGCCGAGGACGGGGCGGTCGTTGCCGGGCTCGCGCTCGTGCACCACGTGCAGGAGCCGTACGCGCTCGCCGAGGCGTGGCAGCAGCTCGAACACGTCGGCGCCGCCGACCCCGGCCCAGTAGACGTCGACCTCCAGCACGACGGCCGGGTCGAGCAGGCCGGTGAGCAGGTCGTAGGCCGGGACGCCTTCCACCGTCTGCGCGAACTCGAAGTCGTGGTTGTGGTAGCCGATGCGGATGCCCCGGGCGGCGGCGCGGCCGGCGGCGTCGTTGAGGGTCGCGGCGAGCTGTTCCACCCCGGCCCGGTCGGCGATGCTGTCCGGGTCGACGTAGGGGGTGACGACGGTGCCGATGCCGAGGGCCTCCGCCGCGTCGAGGACGTGTGTCACGTCGTGCCGTACCACCGACGCGTGGGCGGTGGTGGCGCGCAGTCCGGCGTCCCGCAGGGCCGTACCGAGCCGGTCGGGGTCCGTGAGGATGTCGTACGGCTCCGCGTGGGTGAAGCCGAGGCCCGCCAGCCGGGACAGGGTGGCGCCGAGGTCGGCGGGGCCGAGGTCGTCCCGCACGCTGTAGAGCTGGATGCCCAGCGGCTGTCCGGTCGTCATGCGCCGGCCTTTCCGTGGTCGTGGTCGCCGTGCTCGTGGTCGCCG includes:
- a CDS encoding Gfo/Idh/MocA family protein; the encoded protein is MSAPVRVAVIGAGDISAPYLTALTSYPDLAVTAVADLVPARARARAEAHGVPAWGTTAEVLGRDDVDLVVNLTVPAAHAEVALAAVAAGKHVWGEKPLALDRASARAVLDAADAAGVVVGNAPDTVLGPGIQTAHRLLAEGAIGEPRTVLTLMQGPGPDLWHPRPQFLFAKGAGPLFDIGPYYLTALVQLLGPVVSVSASGQSPRAERVVGSGPDAGTAFPVEVPTHLSVVTTFASGTVGTSVYSFDSPLRRQLFEITGTDGVMEVPVSGFDGPTRLLTGTAPGAAWTTVPADGVPSDRGVGVLELARALRAGQRPRASGELAYHVLDIMLAVEESAGLGSPVRVASGAPEVPRIPPGWDPAAPTFDGHDRTEQT
- a CDS encoding sugar phosphate isomerase/epimerase family protein codes for the protein MTTGQPLGIQLYSVRDDLGPADLGATLSRLAGLGFTHAEPYDILTDPDRLGTALRDAGLRATTAHASVVRHDVTHVLDAAEALGIGTVVTPYVDPDSIADRAGVEQLAATLNDAAGRAAARGIRIGYHNHDFEFAQTVEGVPAYDLLTGLLDPAVVLEVDVYWAGVGGADVFELLPRLGERVRLLHVVHEREPGNDRPVLGVDTAGRMDEVLALTAGTVELLVVEVVAHHSDVWPLVARNATHFLAGAHA